The following DNA comes from Geothrix edaphica.
AGTGGCAAGCCCGGTCTCGGCGGCCCGGAGCTGGCTCTGCAGGTCCTCGTCGCCGAGGGAGATCAGGAGGGTGCCGGCGGCCACGCGCTGGCCCTCCTGGGCCAGCACGCGCCGGACCTGGGCGGCCATGCGGGTGGACAGCATGGCCGTGCGGGTGGACTGGAGCGTGGCGGCCACCCAGGCGCCGCCTTCCGGCGTGCCCTGGGCCACCAATGAGACGGCCACCTTCGGCAGCTCTTTTTCAACTCGGGAATCCTGCTTGCTCCCGCAAGCGAGATTCACGAGCAGCGCCGCGCCCAACGTGACGAGCACACCTGCGTACTTCATGGCTTCACTCCTTCGATGGGATGGCCGGTGGCCAGGTCGAGGCCGGCGCGACTCACGCGCAGCTCGAACAGGCTCTGAAGGAGGAGGGTGCGGGCGCCCTGGACGGCAGCCTCCGCATCGAGCACCTCGATGAGCGGCGCGAGGCCGGCCCTGTGGCGAGCCTCGCGGAGGCGCTTGGCCTCCGTCGCGGCTGCCAGGGATTCCTTCGCGGCCGCATGGCGGGCCTGGGCGGCCAGGACGCCTTCCCGGGCCACGCGGATCTCGTGTTCCGCCTGCTGCTGCCTGAAGTCGCGCAAGTCGCGGGCGGCGCGCTCCTGGGCCCGGGCCGCCTTGGCCTTGGCCCGATCCGGGGCGGAGAACACCTTCCACTTCACCCCGACGGCGGCCCAGGTCCAGTTGCCCTTGTCGGACCAGGAGTGATGGAGGGTGCCCGCACCGAGTTCCAGACCCACCTCGGGCAGCAGGTTGCCGCGGGCGGCCTTGGCGCCCTCCCCGGCGGCCTTCGCTTGCAGATCCGCCGCCAGCAGGTCGCCTCGTGCTCCGGAGGGCAGAGGGGCTGCTGGATCGGTGGGCTCCAATGGGGTGGCCAGGGGCCCTTCCACCGGCCCGGTGCCCGTGAGCAGGCCCAGGCCGGAGCGGGCGGAGCGCACCTGCTTGGTGACCTCCGCCTTCTGGGCCTCGATCTGCGCGTGGAAGGCCTTCAGGCGCTGAAGCTCGGATTCCAGCATCAGGCCCTGCTCGACGCGGGCCCCCACGAAGTCCTCCAGGCCCTGGATCCAGGCGCGGGAGTCCTCCACCCACAGAAGGGCCTGCTCGGCCACCTGGGTGCCGAAGTAGGCCTCCACCACGGCCTGGGCCGTCTCCTGCTTCCGGCGCTCCTGGCTCGCGGCCTCCGCCAGGGCCAGGTAGTCGCCGGCGCGCCGGGCGGCGGTGATGCGCCCGCCGGCATAGAGGGGCTGCTGGAGCACGGCGGAACCCCCGTAGGCGCCGATGGGATCCGGGTGGTTCAGGACCAGCGGGTTGAAGTCCGCCGCCCCGATGCGGGCCTGGTTCAGCTTGATGCCGAAGGCCATCATGGGCTCGCTGGTGCGGATCCCCTGGGCCTGGAGGGTGAGGCTCGGCAACCGGAGGTCGCGATAGCCTTCGGCCTCCGCCTGCCTCGACTCCACCATGGCCTGGCCCGCCCGGAGCCCGGCCTGGTCGGTCCAGGCCTTCCGGATGCTTTCAGCCACGGTCAGGCCCCCCTGCCCCAGGAGGCTTCCCCCCGAAAGCAATGCCAAGCCCAATCCCGTTATGGCTTTAATGTTCATAAAGGAATACTCCTAGGCAAAAAAAAGCAACTACATATACAAGCATTCGTTCATTTAAGCGCCTTGTAAGTCATCTTTGCACGATCGCTCACATGGCCGCAGACCAGGTCGCACAGCTCACCCACCAGGGGCATCACGGGCGTGAAGTAGACCGCATTGCCCTCGGGCTCCCGGCTCACGAGGCCCACCCGGACCAGGCAGGCCAGGTGCTTGGAGGCATTGGCCTGGGACAGGCCCGCGGCCTCGGCCACGGCACCCTGGCTCAGGGGCCCCTTGCTGTCGAGGAGCGAGCGCAGGATCTTCAGCCGCGAGGCATCGCCCAGGGCGCTGAAGAGGCCGCTCACTTCGTCGATCATCGGGTTGCTGAGCTGGTGGTTCACGGAATCAACTCCATGCGACTATGATCATCCGGTTTCCATCGTTGTCAACCGGAAAAGAACCAGTCACAGGAAAACTGTATACCCATCGGATCATCCGGCAACCCAACATTCCATGTTCCTGCAGGTTTCGGGGAGGGATCGTGACCACCGTCATGGCCCGGGGTAGGCTGGTCCTGGAGATTCCCGTGGACGACCTGGACCTGCGCGCCGCCAAGATCCGCCTGCTCTGCACCGACATCGACGGGGTCCTCACCACCGGCGCCCTGCTCTACGGCCCGGAGCCCGGCCACACCAAGGCCTTCCACGTGCGGGACGGGGCCGCCATCAAGCACCTGCAGCGGGCCGGCATCCCCGTGGCCTTCATCTCGGGCCTGGAGGCCGGGGCCACCGTGAACCGGGCCAAGGATCTCGGCGTGGAGGACTGCTTCGCCGGCCACCTGGACAAGCTGCCCATCCTCGATCAGCTCTGCGCCAAGTACGGCCTGGCCTACGACCAGGTGGCCCACCTGGGCGACGACCTGCCGGATCTGCCCCTGCTGCGACGGGTGGGCCTGGCCTGCTGCCCCATTGACGCGGTGGACGAGGTGAAGGCGGCCTGCCAGTGGACCGTGCCCGTCCAGGGCGGGCACGGCGTGCTGCGCCAGGTGGCCGAACGGATCCTGAAGGCCCAGGGGCGCTGGGCCGAGGTCGTGGGCCGGTACTGACCTACTTCAGCCCGCGCTTCTCCAGCAGGGGCCCCACCTTGGGATCGCGGCCGCGGAAGCGCCGGTAGAGCAGCGCGGGATCCTCGGTGCCGCCCTTGGAAAGCACCTCGGCGCGGAACTTGGCGGCGGTGGCGGGGTCGAAGAGGTTGCCCTTCTCCTTGAAGGCCTGGAAGGCGTCGCTGTCCAGCACGGCGCTCCAGATGTAGCTGTAGTAGCCCGCGGCGTAGCCGCCCATGATGTGGTTGAAGTAGGGGCTCCGGTAGCGGGGCGGGATCTCGGCGATGAGGCCCCACTTGGCCAGGGAGGCCTTCTCGAAGGCGGCGGTGTCCTGGGGCTTCGTGGTCGTCAGCGTGTGCCAGTCCATGTCCAGCAGGGAGGCCGCCATGTATTCCACGGTGGCGAAGCCCTGGCCGAAGGTGGCGGCCTTCTTCATCTTGGCCACCAGGGCATCGGGGATGACCACGCCGGTCTTGTAGTGCTTGGCATAGAGCTTCAGCATCTCCGGCTCCATGGACCAGTTCTCCATGACCTGGCTGGGCAGCTCCACGAAATCCCGCGGTGTGCCGGCGGTGCCGCGGTAGCGGCCCTTGTAGAAGAGGCCGTGCAGGCCGTGGCCGAACTCGTGGAAGAGCGTGCGCACCTCGTCCGAGGTCAGCAGCGCAGGCCTATCCCCGGCGGGCGCCGTGAAGTTGCAGACGTTCACCACCACGGGATCCACCTGCTTGCCGTCCTTGACCCAGGCCTGGCGGTAGCTGCTCATCCAGGCACCGCCCCGCTTGCCGGGCCGGGGGTGGTAGTCCACGTAGATGAGGCCCAGGTGCCGGCCGTCCTGCTCCTTCACCTCGAAGCACCGCACGTCCTTCTGGTAGACGGGCATGTCCTTCAGCTCCGTGAAGGTTATGCCGTAGAGCCGGCCGGCCAGCGTGAAGGCGCCCTGGCGCACAGCGTCGATGGCGAAGTAGGGCTTCACCGATTCCTCGTCGAAGTCGTACTTGGCCTGCTTCACCTTCTCGGCGTAGTAGCGCCAGTCCCAGGGCTCCAGCTTCTGCCCGGGCAGGTCCTTGGCCATCATGGCCTGCAGCTCGGCGCGCTCCTTCCTGGCGACCTCCAGCGCGGGCTTCCAGATCTGCTCCAGCAGGCCGTAGACGCCCTT
Coding sequences within:
- a CDS encoding TolC family protein, which translates into the protein MAESIRKAWTDQAGLRAGQAMVESRQAEAEGYRDLRLPSLTLQAQGIRTSEPMMAFGIKLNQARIGAADFNPLVLNHPDPIGAYGGSAVLQQPLYAGGRITAARRAGDYLALAEAASQERRKQETAQAVVEAYFGTQVAEQALLWVEDSRAWIQGLEDFVGARVEQGLMLESELQRLKAFHAQIEAQKAEVTKQVRSARSGLGLLTGTGPVEGPLATPLEPTDPAAPLPSGARGDLLAADLQAKAAGEGAKAARGNLLPEVGLELGAGTLHHSWSDKGNWTWAAVGVKWKVFSAPDRAKAKAARAQERAARDLRDFRQQQAEHEIRVAREGVLAAQARHAAAKESLAAATEAKRLREARHRAGLAPLIEVLDAEAAVQGARTLLLQSLFELRVSRAGLDLATGHPIEGVKP
- a CDS encoding KdsC family phosphatase codes for the protein MTTVMARGRLVLEIPVDDLDLRAAKIRLLCTDIDGVLTTGALLYGPEPGHTKAFHVRDGAAIKHLQRAGIPVAFISGLEAGATVNRAKDLGVEDCFAGHLDKLPILDQLCAKYGLAYDQVAHLGDDLPDLPLLRRVGLACCPIDAVDEVKAACQWTVPVQGGHGVLRQVAERILKAQGRWAEVVGRY
- a CDS encoding M3 family metallopeptidase, translating into MRPASALAALMTLPALAADPATASNPFFAEWKTPFGVPPFAEIREDHFLPAFREGMARQKAEVAAIADAQEPPTFANTILALDQSGQFMDRIGSVFFNLTGAETNPRLQAVNREVMPLLAAHRDDINLNAKLFQRVKAVWDARATLKLAPDQARLLERTYKGFVRSGAALTADQQTRMRAINAEQSKLGVDFGDRLLKATKAFQLVVEKPTDLAGLPEGTRMAAAAAAKKAGKDGQWLFTLDGPSIWPFLEYAQNRELRKRILTGYLERCNQGGDTDTNAIVAKVAALRVEKAQLLGYKTWADYVLEENMAKDPKGVYGLLEQIWKPALEVARKERAELQAMMAKDLPGQKLEPWDWRYYAEKVKQAKYDFDEESVKPYFAIDAVRQGAFTLAGRLYGITFTELKDMPVYQKDVRCFEVKEQDGRHLGLIYVDYHPRPGKRGGAWMSSYRQAWVKDGKQVDPVVVNVCNFTAPAGDRPALLTSDEVRTLFHEFGHGLHGLFYKGRYRGTAGTPRDFVELPSQVMENWSMEPEMLKLYAKHYKTGVVIPDALVAKMKKAATFGQGFATVEYMAASLLDMDWHTLTTTKPQDTAAFEKASLAKWGLIAEIPPRYRSPYFNHIMGGYAAGYYSYIWSAVLDSDAFQAFKEKGNLFDPATAAKFRAEVLSKGGTEDPALLYRRFRGRDPKVGPLLEKRGLK
- a CDS encoding ArsR/SmtB family transcription factor, with amino-acid sequence MNHQLSNPMIDEVSGLFSALGDASRLKILRSLLDSKGPLSQGAVAEAAGLSQANASKHLACLVRVGLVSREPEGNAVYFTPVMPLVGELCDLVCGHVSDRAKMTYKALK